The region ATATTTACTTCATTTATTATCTAAAAATAGATTGTTGACTTTGAAGCATCACCACAAAGTATAAAAGTTTCTTCCTTAAAAAACGTagcattttagtattttatgcacatcatcttcttcatcttcctTCCTCGTAATCTACTCATCTAGACATGGCAGCACTGCAGAAACCCCTCTTCATAATCATTTCCATTCTCGTGCTCTATTTACATCTCGTTAGCCTTACCGCCACTAAAATTGAAGTTGCAGAAGCTGATGCTCTTCTCCGATGGAAATCAACTCTTGATAATCCAAGTCAATCCGTCTTATCTTCTTGGAATTCAACCAATTCCTGCGATTCTTGGTTCGGTCTGCATTGCAATGCGGCCGGAAGTGTGACCAATATCAGCCTGAGAGATACTGGTTTAAAAGGTACTCTTCAGAGTTTCAGCTTCTCATCTTTTCCTAATCTCTTCAGGTTTAATATTAGTAATAACTCATTTTATGGAAAACTTCCTGAAGCAATAGGGAATTTAACCAAGCTTAATGTTCTTGATATCTCTGTTAATGAAATCTCTGGTCCAATTCCTGATGAAATTGGAATGCTTAGATCTTTGATGTACGTTGACTTATCCAATACATTTCTTAACGGTTCAATCCCAGCTACTATTGGAAATCTGACACAATTGCCAATTTTGTACATTCATTTGTGTCTGATTTCTGGTTCAATACCtgaagaaattggactaatgaAATCTGCCACTGAAATTGATTTGTCAACAAATTCTCTCACTGGTTCTATCCCAACTTCTATAGGAAACTTGACAAATCTGTCTGTTCTTCATCTGAATCAGAATCAACTCTCAGGTTCAATTCCTCAGGAAATTGGAAAATTGTCAACTCTTACTGACATTGCTTTTTCATACAATAATCTCACTGGTCCACTCCCATCTTCTTTAGgaaatttaactaatttaactgCTCTTTATCTTAGTAATAACTCGTTTACCGGTTCGATTCAAGTAATCGGAAAGCTGACAAAGCTAACCAATCTGTTTCTTGAATTCAATGAATTTTCTGGACCTTTGCCTTTAGAGATGAATAATTTTACCTCTTTGCAAGTTCTTGTAATAAATGCAAATAGATTTACTGGACCTTTACCAGAAGACATATGCATCAGTGGAAGCCTGATTGCTTTGGGTGTTAACGATAATAATTTTACCGGTCCCATTCCGAGAAGCCTGAGAAAATGTAGCACCTTGACGCGAGCTCGACTCGAGGGAAATCAACTGTCAGGTAATATATCTAAAAGTTTTGGGGTAAATTCGGGATTGAGGTATTTGGATTTGAGTGGTAATAGATTATATGGTGAGCTTTCATGGAAATGGAAAAATTTCGGAAACTTATCGACTCTGATACTCTCTGATAATAACATTTCTGGCAAAATTCCGGCTGGAATTGGAAATGCAAATCAGTTGCAGTCACTTCATCTTTCGTCCAATCTGCTTACGGGGGAGATTCCTAAGGAGTTTGGGAAATTGAAATTGTTGGAGCTTTCTCTTGATGATAACAAGCTTTCCGGTAGCATTCCTGACGAAATTGGAATGTTATCTGAAGTCACGATTCTAAACTTGGCAGGAAATAATCTGAGTGGAGAAATTCCTGAAAAACTTGGGGATTGCACGAAACTATTGTATTTGAATCTAAGCAAGAATCGGTTTTCAGAGAGTATTCCTTTCGAGATTGGGAACATAAATTCTCTTGAAAGTCTTGATCTCAGTTACAATTTGTTATCAGAAAAGATTCCACAACAGCTCGGAAACTTGCAGATATTGGAGACATTGAACCTCTCACATAATTCTCTGTCGGGTTCCATTCCAGGAAGTTTTGATTCTTTAACAAGCTTGACGGCGGTGGATATATCCTACAATGAGTTAGAAGGTCCAATTCCGCATACTAGAGCTTTCCAAGAAGCTCCATTTGAGTCACTTCAAAATAACAGTAACCTGTGCGGCAATAACAAAAATCTGAAGCCTTGTGTCTCCTACAATCACTAAAACTATCAAccttaatcaaatcaaaccgacCAACGTAatagttcaatttttttattaaatttatataactaGAATAAATCAGTTCTGTAATTAGTTCGGTTTTTGGTGTGCAATTTTTAAATTACCTGAACTAATTACAAAACTAACATATATGTAGATATCTGATTGATGTcaataaagaaaatatatacagtAATTTTACATTTTTCAATCGGTCTAGGGTCCTATTTTATTTAAAGCCACACGAAGCATATGGTTAATGATACAAGGCGGAATAAGACTAATAAATTTCAATACATGACAACAATTCTTTCAAGGATCGATTTGGCTACTTAAAAGATTTCCACACATCAAAACATCTGCCAATCTTATCGATGAAAATGGTTCTGTCGATGGTTTCCATTTCGCTGCTAAGAATGAAGAAACTTGACTCATAGTTGGACGAGATTGGGGATTGGAATTGAGACAAGCAAATGCGAGCATTACAACATGGATTAGTCCTTCACCAACTCCGTCTTGAGGCGTCGGCAAGCGTTGGTCAATCACGTTCTTCAGCAGTGTTCGTTGTTCATTTAGCGGAGCCGATGCAAGTGATGAAATGAGATCACCCGGGTGCATTCCCAGTAGTATCTCTAGCGCCACCACGCCAAAGCTGTATACGTCGCATTTTTCGCTGACTATCATCGTGTATGCTAACTCTACAAAACATGTCCGAGAAAGATGAAGCTCAAGTTTATAGCAATCGTcggataaaaataattttaagagtCGCTGAACTTTCATAGTATTATATTTTCATAGTcatacttttttttgtttttaatgtatGGACCCGACTTTAATTTCTTTGGAATTAAAGATTTTATCTGATTTCATGAGTAATGTTTTCAGTTCGGTTGAAATAAaacatttagtttatttttagtacaaattgaataaataaaaaactaaactaaaccgACTAGTAtgatttaatttggttttaagactctaagatttaaaaaaacaataatccaaagttataaaatttaaaaattatgtatattaataaataaataaaaaattgtgtgcagattaattcatttttccttttactCATGATAAAAGAATTGAAATGAAACCAAAATGTGAATGTACCTGGAGCTGTGTACCCAAATGTCCCTGCAAATGAAGTCCAATTCGACGAGTCCGGCATCAACAATCGAGCTGTTCCAAAATCTGACACTCGTGCTTCAAATTCTAAATCCAACAGAACATTATTGCTAGAAATATCTCGATGAACAATCGGAGGAGAGCAATCGTTATGCATATACGACACCGCATTAGCTATTCCTTTTACAACATTTAGCCTCTTACTCCAATCAAACTCCATTGCTTCCTCTCCGTCACTCAATACCTTCCTCAGACTTCCTCTTTCTATGTACTCATAAATCAAAAACGAGCATTTGGCATGCCAACAGAATCCATGTAACTTCACAATATTCCGATGACGAATGTTTGTTAATATAGAAATCTCGCTTCTGAAAGCTTTCAGATCCGCTATTTCTTCGCCATTATGCGACTGATGAAGTTTCTTTACAGCAAACACCCGCCCTGTCTCCAGCGCTGCTTTGTAGACAGCTCCGTATCCTCCAATGCCAATGCAATACTTCGAGTTGAATCCCTCTGTCGCTTCAGAAATTTGTTTGTACTTTATATTTTCGTCGTAAGGACTCCATATTGCATCATAATTTAACTCTTCTTCTTTCTGATCATTTTTGTTTCTCGTTCTTTTCTTGAGGATCAAGAAACCTCCGATTCCgactaaaacaaataataaaagtaGACCGCCCAAGACTGGTAAAACAATATTCAATACCTTATTGTTCTTTTTCCCGGTGAATTTGTTTCCGGTAAGAGAAAAACAAGCTTGCAATTTACTGTTATTACCGCACAATCCTCTGTTTCCTCTGAGTGCATCAAATGAAGCTTCTTGAAAAGCTTTAATGTTGGGAATTTCTCCCTCTAACTCATTGTATGAAAGATTCACCACCGTCAAGCTCAACAAATTATCGAAACTCGCCGGAATTTCACCCGAGAGAGAATTATAAGAGAGATTCAATGTCTCCAGACTCCTCAACTTGGCCAATTGCGACGGTATTTCTTTCGCCAAATAATTCCGGCTGAGGTCAAGACTTTCAAGAGTCAATAAATTACTCAACTCTGAAGGAATACTATCCGTAAACTCATTCTTGCTGAAATTCAAGAATAACAATTTTGAGTTCTCTCCAATTTGCTTCGGAATTGCGCCACTTAGCTTGTTAGCTCCCAAGTTAAGATTCGCAAGTTCAGACAGCGATCCTATCTCTGTAGGAATAACACCTGAAAGATTGTTATTATTCAGAAACTAGTCGAaagcccgcgcatttgcgcggaatcaaatttatatatagtttgagagtgattaaattttgaaaaagtaatgtaaataattcttaaaaaaataaaattcgtaATTTatgatctaataaaaaaataaaaatccatcTAACAATCCTAataatgaattattttaaaatactgaATATCTACGATATATTTTTTGCATTTTCCTTCTTCCATTGGAATTTGATGTTTATCTCTTCAATGGCCTTCTTTTGTTTCTCTACAAATTTGTTTGCAGTTACTTCTGATAATGAAATGTGGTTCAGGTACCATACTTCTCAATACTTTACGATATTCatcaaattttgaaattttgtctatttttttctttatgtttACTAAATCAGTTTAGTTAGAGATggacaatttatattttaacgatGATTTGTTTCTTCGTACATTTACAATCGTGGGAATCTAATCATCCAGGAATAAAAATTCAATCTTTCTACcgaaaatttaatatcaacattCATATGAACATTTAACTTTTCGGATTTTTAACtttcataattaataaattaaaatatacacGATTAATTttgttgaaagaaaataaattattaagttcataaaaaaatgtaaaaaaaacgTTGTAACCAATGCCACTTTTATTTGGCAACTCTCATCTTCCgtcttttatattttgatttgtaatgaAATTCTTCTTTGGATATATGTTCGATTTCGACTTCTTTTTTGACTATTTACAGCTCCATTTATTTCTTTGCCAGCTTTGTCCTCATCACTTTCGAAATCATTTTCTAAATTTTCTTCACTTTGAGTCTCTGAATTTGATTCTTTGTCTGTTTCCGTTGAGATTGTTTCCTTTTCCTTCTTGAtattctgttttgtttcgttgatgaaagtttgaaaaatatGAACTGCTGCATGTTGtgtaatataataaatttaattacattAATTACTCTAAATGATATGTAATTTACCTGAACTGTTTGCTgttgtgatttttatttttggttttctTGCTCCTCCAAAAATATTCTTATCACACTAAAAATTTGGtatctttttttcaaattccaTTCATTCACGTTTATTTTAAAAGGAACCATTTTCCGATTAAATTCTGTAACtcttttggaatattaaaatcTTTTTGGAGTTTTATAGACAATTTTTCTGTAGTCATATTTAGAAGTTTCTTTGCGTCATTGTCGAATATTACAAACGTTGTTGTCGTTGTATTATCATTGACTTCCACTTGTATTTTGTATCTGTAGAAAATACATTTGTCAAtaattgtatataaattaactaattaattttttgtgttaattttttcCCATACCTCATGATGGGTAAATGCAATTTTTTATCGCAATTGTCGCATGTAAATGTAATTTCTTCCTTCTTTAATTTAGATTGACACCTGTTGCAAGCAATGTAGAACCACCCAAATTCACTTTGAATCTTTTCGATTTTTGCTCGAACAGTAAAATCCCGTGGTTCctatatataataataagtaTATCAATatttagaaataattaaattcattaatttAAGTATTTGTTACTTTATCTTCTGGATTGTCCATAATTTCGAGTATTTgttgaattattttttgataattagtatTTGTTGAATTGTTTTTCGATTTATGGCTGAATCATCTTGTAAAACTATTGTTCTATTATTATCATCATCCATGATTTTCATTCGACCCGAGGTTTCACTTGATTTTAGGATATGCAAAacaactataaaaattaatatgtattttcAGATTCATATTCTTTCAAAATGTAAGAATGACATACCTTTCAATCATGGCTTGTACTTTTGGAATCTCTAAATTTATGTAGACTTTGGTTGCATTTGTAGTTGAAAATAACAATTGCCCCGTGTTTTATCAATGAAAAATATAGATAGTTAATAATTATGATTTGGTACAATTTGTaatctaataaaattttatttagttaaaattttatttttaaacattgaCATCGTGTTTGATGTTATAATAGCTACCAAAAGACCAAACGTCTCTTTTAAAGATTTCCAATCTATATTGTCGCTTGTCGATCTCCATAATGTCACTGTTGCCTTTTCagtctttttaaataaaaatatcaaaataattaaacttgataatttttaaacgttaacTTTAAAGAGCAgctatatatatttgatattttttttttaaataatgaataTTATCCTTCAATTAGCATTTCAATTTGTCTTATTGTTTTGTTGTTGTAGCCaacttcttttttgtttttgatagatGTTATAACTCCgataatatttgtaaagaatGCATTACAATAATAGATAATATCAAATTATATGATAGCTGATCAGAAACTTTAAGTCAAACTGAAAAACACTATCAATTTACCCCT is a window of Mercurialis annua linkage group LG2, ddMerAnnu1.2, whole genome shotgun sequence DNA encoding:
- the LOC126667800 gene encoding MDIS1-interacting receptor like kinase 2-like; this encodes MAALQKPLFIIISILVLYLHLVSLTATKIEVAEADALLRWKSTLDNPSQSVLSSWNSTNSCDSWFGLHCNAAGSVTNISLRDTGLKGTLQSFSFSSFPNLFRFNISNNSFYGKLPEAIGNLTKLNVLDISVNEISGPIPDEIGMLRSLMYVDLSNTFLNGSIPATIGNLTQLPILYIHLCLISGSIPEEIGLMKSATEIDLSTNSLTGSIPTSIGNLTNLSVLHLNQNQLSGSIPQEIGKLSTLTDIAFSYNNLTGPLPSSLGNLTNLTALYLSNNSFTGSIQVIGKLTKLTNLFLEFNEFSGPLPLEMNNFTSLQVLVINANRFTGPLPEDICISGSLIALGVNDNNFTGPIPRSLRKCSTLTRARLEGNQLSGNISKSFGVNSGLRYLDLSGNRLYGELSWKWKNFGNLSTLILSDNNISGKIPAGIGNANQLQSLHLSSNLLTGEIPKEFGKLKLLELSLDDNKLSGSIPDEIGMLSEVTILNLAGNNLSGEIPEKLGDCTKLLYLNLSKNRFSESIPFEIGNINSLESLDLSYNLLSEKIPQQLGNLQILETLNLSHNSLSGSIPGSFDSLTSLTAVDISYNELEGPIPHTRAFQEAPFESLQNNSNLCGNNKNLKPCVSYNH
- the LOC126668135 gene encoding MDIS1-interacting receptor like kinase 2-like, whose product is MFSFLFFRLSITFLLLSLLHVLASANNTTQAISLLKWKNTLDSSTRSALSSWVGDSPCNSSWTGISCDDSGSVANITLPSYGLKGTLQNLTFISFPRLRFLNLTNNSIHGGFPSQIGDLLKLDTLDLSNNEISDSIPQEIGKLSSATYIDLSNNRLSGVIPNSIGNLTELSVLYLGQNQLSGSIPEDIGMLKSLTDFQLSSNFLTGSIPPSIGNLSNLSILYLDDNKLSGFIPQEIGKLRSLSELALLNNNLTGSIPSSIGNLTNLEMLILFNNSLSGSIPQEIGKLKSLTHLVLSFNFFTGSVPASIGSLTNLSELYFGSNKLTGILPLELNSLTHLKAFDAFSNKISGRLPENVCLGGILVYFSVQDSNFSGSVPRTLKNCSSLWRMQLQKNQLTGNISEDFGVYPLLTYMDISDNKFYGELSWKFEEFHNLSTFRISNNNISGRIPTQLVEATQLQLLDLSSNQLVGEIPKEFAKLKLIKLSIYYIIERINGGLSLISIQTSFHLQAKISKQFKPKSAKKTKVKFSALHVTIFIRLQSAKETSAATLFTYSVHVCCVCPYDKEIIQEPRDFTVRAKIEKIQSEFGWFYIACNRCQSKLKKEEITFTCDNCDKKLHLPIMRYKIQVEVNDNTTTTTFCDKNIFGGARKPKIKITTANSSAVHIFQTFINETKQNIKKEKETISTETDKESNSETQSEENLENDFESDEDKAGKEINGAFLNNNNLSGVIPTEIGSLSELANLNLGANKLSGAIPKQIGENSKLLFLNFSKNEFTDSIPSELSNLLTLESLDLSRNYLAKEIPSQLAKLRSLETLNLSYNSLSGEIPASFDNLLSLTVVNLSYNELEGEIPNIKAFQEASFDALRGNRGLCGNNSKLQACFSLTGNKFTGKKNNKVLNIVLPVLGGLLLLFVLVGIGGFLILKKRTRNKNDQKEEELNYDAIWSPYDENIKYKQISEATEGFNSKYCIGIGGYGAVYKAALETGRVFAVKKLHQSHNGEEIADLKAFRSEISILTNIRHRNIVKLHGFCWHAKCSFLIYEYIERGSLRKVLSDGEEAMEFDWSKRLNVVKGIANAVSYMHNDCSPPIVHRDISSNNVLLDLEFEARVSDFGTARLLMPDSSNWTSFAGTFGYTAPELAYTMIVSEKCDVYSFGVVALEILLGMHPGDLISSLASAPLNEQRTLLKNVIDQRLPTPQDGVGEGLIHVVMLAFACLNSNPQSRPTMSQVSSFLAAKWKPSTEPFSSIRLADVLMCGNLLSSQIDP